A genomic stretch from Arachis stenosperma cultivar V10309 chromosome 3, arast.V10309.gnm1.PFL2, whole genome shotgun sequence includes:
- the LOC130969545 gene encoding uncharacterized protein LOC130969545 isoform X1, which yields MAPRGLLPRRHVQLAVTPHHRRRRRQERQERERERGMNSRGREMRLRYAPVRAIVAPVAAASDDGAVAKARVTVVLAPVADEAHPFLLPWFAERETRGWRKADGEKNAVDRGKTLLSCFMVAVMEPASPSPMAAALTAALFGSVLSCAALWVVTNNSCQSHQRHCYSSNSASLPLGTAISLLLFFCWSYLEC from the exons aTGGCGCCGCGGGGTTTGCTGCCGCGTCGCCACGTCCAGCTTGCCGTCACGCCTCACCACCGTCGCCGTCGTCGACAGGAGCGtcaggagagagagagagagagagggatgAACTCGCGAGGGAGAGAGATGAGGTTGCGCTACGCACCCGTCAGAGCCATCGTCGCGCCAGTCGCCGCCGCTTCCGATGATGGAGCCGTCGCCAAAGCCCGTGTCACCGTAGTTCTTGCCCCTGTCGCCGATGAAGCTCATCCGTTTCTGCTGCCCTGGTTCGCCGAGAGAGAAACTCGTGGATGGAGGAAGGCCGACGGAGAGAAGAACGCCGTTGATAGAGGGAAGACGCTGCTGTCATGCTTCATGGTCGCGGTGATGGAGCCCGCATCGCCGTCACCCATGGCCGCCGCCCTTACCGCTGCTCTATTTGGTTCTGTTTTGAGCTGCGCCGCCCTCTGGGTGGTCACTAACAACAGCTGCCAGAGCCACCAGCGCCACTGTTACTCCTCAAATTCCGCCTCTCTTCCATTAGG CACGGCCATTTCGCTCCTCCTGTTTTTCTGCTGGAGCTATCTTGAGTGTTGA